A genomic region of Sander lucioperca isolate FBNREF2018 chromosome 6, SLUC_FBN_1.2, whole genome shotgun sequence contains the following coding sequences:
- the sdc4 gene encoding syndecan-4 isoform X1 — protein MLSLCLVLILSASVFSESQARETETWVPMKTTQTVAMSTRHGDLESSGDSPNGSDFGFTDGEDNKNGDDSDSDYYTETLYDDEDEDEYDGFSGSGDGATTMSPVTESKPSVTPDVNDNNIPGAERPVRPTVNEVDIVRKSNEIPLLSNEAVLGEEQSNVLMAHAGEDSIFNKTEVLAALIAGGAVGLMFAILLILLLIYRMKKKDEGSYDLGKKPIYKKAPTTEIYA, from the exons CAGGCGAGGGAGACGGAGACGTGGGTGCCCATGAAGACCACGCAGACGGTCGCCATGTCGACGCGCCACGGCGACCTAGAGTCGTCGGGAGACTCGCCGAACGGCTCGGACTTCGGCTTCACGGACGGCGAAGACAACAAAAACGGCGACGACAGCGACAGCGATTACTACACGGAGACGCTGTACGACGACGAGGACGAGGACGAGTACGACGGCTTCTCGGGATCCGGGGACGGAG CAACAACTATGTCGCCTGTAACAGAGTCCAAGCCATCAGTTACG CCCGATGTGAACGACAACAACATCCCGGGGGCAGAGCGCCCGGTGCGGCCGACCGTCAACGAGGTGGACATCGTGCGGAAGAGTAACGAAATCCCCCTGCTGTCGAACGAGGCGGTGCTCGGCGAGGAGCAGTCCAACGTCCTCATGGCCCACGCCGGAGAGGACAGCATCTTCAACAAGACGGAGGTCCTCGCAG CTCTGATCGCGGGTGGCGCGGTCGGCCTGATGTTCgccatcctcctcatcctcctgctcATCTACCGCATGAAGAAGAAGGACGAGGGCAGCTACGACCTGGGGAAGAAACCCATCTACAAGAAAGCCCCCACCACAGAGATCTACGCATAG
- the sdc4 gene encoding syndecan-4 isoform X2 translates to MLSLCLVLILSASVFSESARETETWVPMKTTQTVAMSTRHGDLESSGDSPNGSDFGFTDGEDNKNGDDSDSDYYTETLYDDEDEDEYDGFSGSGDGATTMSPVTESKPSVTPDVNDNNIPGAERPVRPTVNEVDIVRKSNEIPLLSNEAVLGEEQSNVLMAHAGEDSIFNKTEVLAALIAGGAVGLMFAILLILLLIYRMKKKDEGSYDLGKKPIYKKAPTTEIYA, encoded by the exons GCGAGGGAGACGGAGACGTGGGTGCCCATGAAGACCACGCAGACGGTCGCCATGTCGACGCGCCACGGCGACCTAGAGTCGTCGGGAGACTCGCCGAACGGCTCGGACTTCGGCTTCACGGACGGCGAAGACAACAAAAACGGCGACGACAGCGACAGCGATTACTACACGGAGACGCTGTACGACGACGAGGACGAGGACGAGTACGACGGCTTCTCGGGATCCGGGGACGGAG CAACAACTATGTCGCCTGTAACAGAGTCCAAGCCATCAGTTACG CCCGATGTGAACGACAACAACATCCCGGGGGCAGAGCGCCCGGTGCGGCCGACCGTCAACGAGGTGGACATCGTGCGGAAGAGTAACGAAATCCCCCTGCTGTCGAACGAGGCGGTGCTCGGCGAGGAGCAGTCCAACGTCCTCATGGCCCACGCCGGAGAGGACAGCATCTTCAACAAGACGGAGGTCCTCGCAG CTCTGATCGCGGGTGGCGCGGTCGGCCTGATGTTCgccatcctcctcatcctcctgctcATCTACCGCATGAAGAAGAAGGACGAGGGCAGCTACGACCTGGGGAAGAAACCCATCTACAAGAAAGCCCCCACCACAGAGATCTACGCATAG